In the Vibrio hippocampi genome, GTAACGTCAGGAAAAGGTGGCGTAGGTAAAACCACCTCTAGTGCGGCAATCGCATCTGGCCTTGCACTCAAAGGCAAGAAAACCGCGGTTATCGACTTCGATATCGGTCTACGTAACCTTGACCTAATTATGGGCTGTGAACGTCGTGTGGTTTATGATTTTGTCAACGTGATTAATGGTGAAGCTACCCTTAATCAGGCGCTTATCAAAGACAAACGCAACGCAAATCTGTTCATTCTACCCGCTTCACAAACCCGCGATAAAGATGCACTGACTCATGAAGGTGTACGTCGAGTGTTGGATGAACTGGATGAGATGGGCTTTGACTTTGTTATCTGCGATTCACCAGCGGGTATTGAGCAAGGTGCGTTAATGGCACTTTACTTTGCCGATGAAGCCATTGTGACCACGAACCCAGAAGTCTCTTCTGTGCGTGACTCAGACCGTATCCTTGGTATTTTGGACTCTAAGTCTCGTCGCTCTGAAGAGGGTCTTGAGCCGGTTAAGCAGCACCTACTTTTGACTCGCTATAACCCGGGTCGTGTCAACCTTGGTGAAATGCTTTCTGTACAAGACGTTGAAGATATCCTACATATTTCTCTATTGGGTGTGATTCCTGAGAGCCAAGCAGTACTCAATGCTTCCAACAAGGGTGTGCCGGTTATTTTTGATACCGAATCTGACGCAGGTATGGCTTATTCCGATACGGTTGAGCGCCTACTGGGAGAACAAGTAGACTTTCGCTTCCTTACTGAGGAAAAGAAAGGGATCTTTAAACGTCTATTTGGGGGATAATGATGTCGTTACTAGAATTTTTTCGACCGCAGAAAAAGAGCTCTGCAAACCTAGCAAAAGAACGACTACAGATTATCGTTGCAGAACGTCGTAGCGGTGGTTCGCCTTCTCCTTCCTATTTGCCTCAGCTAAAGCAAGATATTTTGGCTGCCATTGGCAAGTATGTCGATGTTGATCCATCAATGGTCGATCTCACTTTTGAACACAAAGATGATGATATTTCGGTGTTGGAACTTAACATCCAACTACCTGAAGACGATAAGTAACCGAACTTATCCCATCGAAAATAAAACAAAAGGGCTCATTTGAGCCCTTTTGTTTGTCTATGAACAAGACACTAATCCATCGCTTTCTCAAGTTTTTGACCCAAGAGTTCAAGTCGCCAGCTTTGCATCACATCCGGTGTTTTCTCTTCACTTCGATCATATTTCCAGATCCATGACAAATATTGGTTTAGCTGTTTCTTAGACGCTAAAAATTCCGTCGCAAGACCTGTCTCTTCTGAGACTTGTTTAACGGCATCTTTCAAACACTTAAAAATCTGTTTATAGCCCTGAAAATCCATCAAACGCTCTATTTTCTCTGGGTACTCTGCTTCAGGAGTCTGCTGAGCTTTTTTCACTATACTCGCAATGCGTTCTCCATGGCGACGAATCGCTCTTGGGTCCATGCCCTGCTCTTCCATCTGCTGCGGTTTTTTCAGACCAAAACGAGCCACATTCCACAAGTCTTGCTCTTTAACGACAAAATTTAACGCCAAATCACGCTTTAACGCCTCTTTGACCCGCCATTTAGCCAACGGCTTTAAGATCGCAAGCTGCTTTGGTGACAGCTGCCACGCGCCCTTAATATCTAAGTAAGCGTTCTGAACATTGGGGGCTTTGCCACGCTTGTTTGCTTGCATTTGTGACTCTTGCAATGCTGCTTCCGTCCACTGTTTTTCATCCAGTTGCGCTTGCAGTTGATGATACAAAGGCCAGAGATAGAACACATCGGCAGCGGCGTAATCTAGCTGCTTATCCGTTAGCGGTCTTGCCACCCAGTCAGCCCTTGATTCACTTTTATCCAGTTCAACATTGAGATAGTTATCCACCAGAGCAGCAAAGCCCGTCGATAAACCAAAGCCCAAAAACGCCGCCATGATTTGAGTATCAATCATGGGGGTCGGCATCGTGCCAAATTCATTGAAAAAGACTTCCAGATCTTCACCACATGCGTGTAAGACTTTCATCACCGATGTGTCTTTGAGCAGTTCGACAAAAGGTTCAAACTCAGTAATGGTCAAAGGGTCGATAAGCGACAGAGTCTGACCATCATAAAGTTGGATCAGTCCAAGCTTAGGATAAAAAGTACGGATGCGAACAAACTCCGTATCCAGCATAATTACATCGGCTTGACGGGCTTGCTCACAGACAGAGGCAAGGTCACTGTTGTCGGTTATTATTTGATAATTCACGTAATCTCTCTTTGACCAGTCAAAATACAATGCCAGCGGTTAGGCTGGCATTGTATCACTAAATGTAACGGCGAGTTAATGAGCGTCAGTGCTTTGTGACAATTTGCTTAGTTTTGCGTCGTTTTCTTCACGCAATACACGGCGTAGGATTTTACCAACGTTACTTTTCGGTAAGTCCTCTCTAAATTCAACCCGCTTAGGGACTTTATAGCCGGTCAAGTGCTTGCGGCAATGTTCGATCACTTCTTCTTTGGTCAACGAACTGTCTTTTTTCACCACATAGACCTTAACCAATTCACCCGAAACTTCATGAGGTTCACCTATTGCGGCAACCTCAAGCACCTTGTCATTGAGTGCAATCACATCTTCAATTTCATTAGGGTAAACGTTAAAGCCAGAAACCAGAATCATATCTTTCTTGCGGTCAACAATATGCAAGAAGCCCTCTTCATCGAACTTCACGATATCACCGGTGGAGAGCCAACCATCCTGATCAATGACTTCCTTGGTTGCCTCTGCACGCTGCCAGTAGCCTTGCATGACCTGCGGACCTCGGACTTGCAGTTCACCAACTTGATCATTGCCGACCACGTTGCCTTCTTCATCCACAATACGCACTTCGGTCGAGGGAACCGGCAATCCAATGGAACCATTATAGGCGTCAAGATCATGAGGATAAGCGGCAACAAGCGGAGAGCA is a window encoding:
- the minD gene encoding septum site-determining protein MinD, giving the protein MARIIVVTSGKGGVGKTTSSAAIASGLALKGKKTAVIDFDIGLRNLDLIMGCERRVVYDFVNVINGEATLNQALIKDKRNANLFILPASQTRDKDALTHEGVRRVLDELDEMGFDFVICDSPAGIEQGALMALYFADEAIVTTNPEVSSVRDSDRILGILDSKSRRSEEGLEPVKQHLLLTRYNPGRVNLGEMLSVQDVEDILHISLLGVIPESQAVLNASNKGVPVIFDTESDAGMAYSDTVERLLGEQVDFRFLTEEKKGIFKRLFGG
- the minE gene encoding cell division topological specificity factor MinE — encoded protein: MSLLEFFRPQKKSSANLAKERLQIIVAERRSGGSPSPSYLPQLKQDILAAIGKYVDVDPSMVDLTFEHKDDDISVLELNIQLPEDDK
- the rnd gene encoding ribonuclease D; protein product: MNYQIITDNSDLASVCEQARQADVIMLDTEFVRIRTFYPKLGLIQLYDGQTLSLIDPLTITEFEPFVELLKDTSVMKVLHACGEDLEVFFNEFGTMPTPMIDTQIMAAFLGFGLSTGFAALVDNYLNVELDKSESRADWVARPLTDKQLDYAAADVFYLWPLYHQLQAQLDEKQWTEAALQESQMQANKRGKAPNVQNAYLDIKGAWQLSPKQLAILKPLAKWRVKEALKRDLALNFVVKEQDLWNVARFGLKKPQQMEEQGMDPRAIRRHGERIASIVKKAQQTPEAEYPEKIERLMDFQGYKQIFKCLKDAVKQVSEETGLATEFLASKKQLNQYLSWIWKYDRSEEKTPDVMQSWRLELLGQKLEKAMD